The DNA sequence TAGGATCGGGAAGATCAAATCCTTCAAGATGCGATAACGTTTGTGCATATTCGACCAAAGTTTTTTGTATGTCTACTGAAAAATGGGCCAATGATGTGCCAATGGCCCTTATTCGTTCCACTGCTGTCTTATCAAAAACAGCATATTTTCTTGAGATATCCCATCCTACCATCTTAATGGGCATTCCCGATTCAAAAACTATTTTAGCGGCCTCTGGATCTGCCCAAAAATTATATTCGGAAACGGGAGTAACGTTGCCCCTACCTTTGCCCACACCGCCCATTACAACACATTCTTTCACTTTTTGGGCAATTGACGGATCGAGCAGTAGTGCTGTGGCAATGTTGGTCAAAGGTGCCATACAAACCAACGTTACTTCACCTATATGTTCATTGATCATGTTCAAAAGCACGTCGACAGCGTGTTCCTCTTCTGGTTCAAAACCCGATAGTGGCAGCCCAATATCGCCCATGCCATCTTTACCATGAACATGATCGGCAGTTTTCAACGGGCGTACCAAAGGTTTTGCGATGCCTGGGTACACAGATAGATCTGAATTGCACAATGAAAGTGTATACAGGGCATTTTGCACCCCTTGGTCTAGAGATACATTTCCTGCCACCACCGTAACGGCCATGATTTCAATATCTGGACTATTTACCGCCATTATTAATGCCACAGCATCATCTGACGCGGTATCGGTATCGATGATAAACTTTCTTTTCATATTGCCGCACTATTGTTCTTTGCCTTAATGGCAAGATTTTTTGCCAATGCTTGAATCTTTGGCATCCATTTTTCCAATCCCTTTTTGGCTTCTTCCATATTGGCCGTAAGTAGCACCCTGTTTTCCATAATGACCTGTCCGTCCACCATGGTCGTTCTTACATTATGCGGGTTGGCCTGAAACACCAAAGCGGCATAGGGGTCATGGCAGGGAAGCATGTTCAAAGATTGGGTCTCCACTATTACTATGTCGGCCTGCTTTCCTTTTTCCAAAGAGCCTATTTGGTCTTGAAGCCCCAAGACCTTTGCTCCTCCCATTGTTGCCAAGTGCACCACTTGGTCTGGGGTCATCAGTGTCCTGTCCATTTTTCTCATTCGTTGCACCGTACAAGCGTAGGTCATTACTTTGAACAGGTCTATGACATTCGAGCCCATTGGGCCATCGGTACCCAGACCTACCGGTATCCCTTTTTCGATGGCTTCCATTATTGGGGCCGTACCGGTTGCCCCCTTCGAATTGGCCATTGGATTATGGGCTATTCCACATCCTTTTTCTTTTATGACCTTCAAGTCTTCATCATCGACATGATTGCAATGGGCCAATATCATGTTATCCGCTAAAAATCCTATGTCTTCAAGATATCGGACAACTGAAAGTGATTTGGCATTATCAACAATTTTGCTTTTTTCGGTCTCGAACTCATCAATGTGAATGTGAATCGGAATATCAAGCTCATCAGACATCGCCCTCACTTCCCTTAATCTATCGGCCGAAAGTGTATAGGCAGCATGGGGCGCTAGGGCAAGGGCCACACGGGAATACTTGTCAAACTGCCCCCTTATATTTCTGGCATAGGCCAGACCTCCATAAGGTTCTTTGGCATCCACCACAGGAAACCCAATAACCGTCTGACCCAACAATGCACGAAGGCCAACTTTGGCCGTTGCCCTGGCCATCTCATCTACATGATAGTACATATCGGCATAAGTGGTTATACCCGATAGTGCCATATCCATTGTCCCAATCAATGTGGCATCGTAAATGAGCTCTCGACACAATAGTTCCTTTTCCAATGGCATAAAATAGCCCATCAATCTATCTTGAATACCTTCTTCACCCAATCCCCGAAAAGCAATCATGGGTAGATGACAGTGTGTATTGACCATTCCGGGCATTACTATGCCTCTTTGTGCATCGATTTTCTTGTCAGTGTCATAATCTGAAAGTAGCGAACCATCTCCAACGGCCAATATCTCTCCCTTATCTATAACGACCACACCCTTATCAAATACTTCCATCTGTGAATTGATGGTCAGTACGGTTCCGTTATGGATGATACAATCTACTTTAGTCACTGCCTTCTTCTTTTATTTTGAACAGGTAAAATCTTGTGGGAACGGTTTCCTTAAAATTGTTGTCTGATGCGAACAATAAGGTTTGACTGTTATCCACATGAGGACCCAATGACATGCCTTCTATATTGCTTAGGCCATTTTGCATCTTCGAAAAATCAAATAGCTTCTTCTTTTGTACCCTGAAATACGTTTCACCATCATCACCTTTTTTGACCTTCTTGCCCTTTTTTACCAAGAAAAGCCGGCAGATAAATTTGAAATGTCCATCGGGTTGATAAGCTCCGGAGCGTTCTAATGCCAATAGATGTTCTTCATCCAGCACCAAAAGTTCAGATAGCCCATTATCGGCGACCCACCCACC is a window from the Muricauda sp. SCSIO 65647 genome containing:
- a CDS encoding nucleoside hydrolase, whose product is MKRKFIIDTDTASDDAVALIMAVNSPDIEIMAVTVVAGNVSLDQGVQNALYTLSLCNSDLSVYPGIAKPLVRPLKTADHVHGKDGMGDIGLPLSGFEPEEEHAVDVLLNMINEHIGEVTLVCMAPLTNIATALLLDPSIAQKVKECVVMGGVGKGRGNVTPVSEYNFWADPEAAKIVFESGMPIKMVGWDISRKYAVFDKTAVERIRAIGTSLAHFSVDIQKTLVEYAQTLSHLEGFDLPDPMTMAIAIDPAIATKTKKAYVTVLQNDDWSRGQTVIDYVGTTGCPSNAEIVLEADSDRFMNMLHDFLNKI
- a CDS encoding amidohydrolase family protein — translated: MTKVDCIIHNGTVLTINSQMEVFDKGVVVIDKGEILAVGDGSLLSDYDTDKKIDAQRGIVMPGMVNTHCHLPMIAFRGLGEEGIQDRLMGYFMPLEKELLCRELIYDATLIGTMDMALSGITTYADMYYHVDEMARATAKVGLRALLGQTVIGFPVVDAKEPYGGLAYARNIRGQFDKYSRVALALAPHAAYTLSADRLREVRAMSDELDIPIHIHIDEFETEKSKIVDNAKSLSVVRYLEDIGFLADNMILAHCNHVDDEDLKVIKEKGCGIAHNPMANSKGATGTAPIMEAIEKGIPVGLGTDGPMGSNVIDLFKVMTYACTVQRMRKMDRTLMTPDQVVHLATMGGAKVLGLQDQIGSLEKGKQADIVIVETQSLNMLPCHDPYAALVFQANPHNVRTTMVDGQVIMENRVLLTANMEEAKKGLEKWMPKIQALAKNLAIKAKNNSAAI